Proteins co-encoded in one Astatotilapia calliptera chromosome 18, fAstCal1.2, whole genome shotgun sequence genomic window:
- the napgb gene encoding N-ethylmaleimide-sensitive factor attachment protein, gamma b, whose amino-acid sequence MAAQKINEAHEHIAKAEKCLKTSLTKWKPDFDSAASEYAKAAVCFKNAKQYEQAKDAYLKEAEYHTENKTLFHAAKAIEQAGMMMKEQKKMPEAIQYIEKACMMYMENGTPDTAAMALDRAGKLIEPINLEKAVDLYQKAAGVFENEDRLRQAVELLGKASRLLVRLKRLDEAAVALQKEKNMYKEIENFPMCFKKTTAQVLVHLHRGDYVAADKCVRESYSLPGYSGSEDCVAMETLLQGYDEQDEDQVYRVCNSPLLKYMDNDYAKLAISLRVPGGGGGKKKKAAAAPQGGASGAPAPEEEEDDYEGGLC is encoded by the exons ATGGCTGCTCAGAAGATAAACGAAGCGCACGAGCACATAGCCAAAGCGGAGAAATG CTTAAAAACGAGTCTGACAAAGTGGAAGCCTGACTTTGACAGTGCTGCATCAGAATACGCCAAAGCAG CTGTGTGCTTCAAGAATGCCAAGCAGTATGAACAAGCAAAGGATGCTTATCTGAAGGAAGCTGAGtaccacacagaaaacaaaac GCTTTTTCATGCTGCAAA GGCTATTGAACAGGCTGGTATGATGATGAAG gaacaaaagaaaatgcCAGAGGCCATCCAGTACATAGAGAAAGCCTGCATGATGTACATGGAGAACGGGACACCGGACACTGCTGCCATGGCTCTGGACCGGGctggaaa ACTGATAGAGCCTATAAACCTGGAGAAAGCTGTGGACTTGTATCAGAAGGCAGCAGGTGTATTTGAG aATGAGGATCGCCTACGTCAGGCAGTAGAACTGCTGGGAAAAGCCTCCAGACTTCTGGTCAGGTTAAAAAG GCTGGACGAAGCGGCAGTCGCcctgcagaaagaaaagaatatgTACAAAGAGATCGAGAACTTCCCGATGTGCTTCAAG aAAACAACTGCTCAAGTACTGGTTCATCTTCACAGAGGCGACTACGTAGCAGCTGATAAATGTGTCAGAGAAAGTTACAG CCTGCCTGGCTATAGTGGAAGCGAAGATTGTGTTGCCATGGAGACGTTACTTCAGGGCTATGATGAGCAGGATGAGGACCAGGTCTATCGCGTGTGTAACTCACCTCTGCTGAAGTACATGGACAATGAT TATGCCAAACTGGCTATTTCCCTGAGGGtacctggaggaggaggaggaaagaagaagaaggctgctgctgctccacaggGTGGTGCTAGTGGGGCACCAGCtccagaggaagaggaggatgactATGAAGGCGGGCTGTGTTAG